A genomic segment from Drosophila willistoni isolate 14030-0811.24 chromosome 2L unlocalized genomic scaffold, UCI_dwil_1.1 Seg72.1, whole genome shotgun sequence encodes:
- the LOC6646047 gene encoding protein lava lamp isoform X10: MPNNRNRNRNRNRNKRNRNQNQQQTKQEPQQEQDQEQEPEEQLEQPKEEREQQEETTPALLPTLDENENSGSNSNGSSSSSNTSDAQQALTKKTPSHEEATRVTVEADVVSAQQQQQVINNNNSSDDDDNNNNKMGAKNSKHQKEKREKSQEKLEEKHVEQSSTTNDKPPGSPRQVRVIVHRIVREDETDFARNDTQQQQEEDEKQKVAAQEEQLKVEQQQQYSREQEEVDLLIKTLQQPEIKQQLVKEEETPQQQQSFPQQSETIAPEKLQKTEIVKETQEQHVQQKQQHKIVLHKIQLEQEEPQSSKVYSEETNKVEKLQQTEKDEEHKHQQHIPLQQTEEPHKVVLHKIQLEQEEPQQPPPTSVQQQSEFYAREEPTQETKKVEKLQQTENIDENQKQYEQKQHVPQQQEQKTKEQHKIVLHTIHIEQQGTQQSPQSSDQKQTVVDLKESKDEEQLQQTENLKETQKQTVQQQYEQQQHVPQQQREKVVHHKIHQEQQQESPPLQRSHKVIIHKIHIETDAEERERRGKPTIEEISSTTIGTAQATAPINNTGGTLSPPPRYLVESPSPKTTKDLIPAQFLKSSSSGIQIQELEFNSDASSGEFNYPPLQSPLVSEVESETEATTPTQLPKTTSSPDMSSISRAEQQEQLRQKRAQKRNALETHFLPQLLSPRYLDSILEENGDGSTAAAAAATAEQLHAKSNQNSSSSSAQRIAKANEMFPKSQLDFSRRHKRREEPVALMLETRLLEQCTDDLESCTRLESTLSPQSEDAELVYLSSSASSSMSDLELELELEQAAALAERTLVDLDTDATKLMEGSQNHASTDADEMSSTTTTEPATETETETEVETEDGGGDANESRESTPVNPQQQQQQQQTTESQADGSLLRTTPTPTTTTNNNNNGKEETVANVAKENSVSLQAASSLAATREHFVRNMDKVRELIEMTRREEEIIDNEKTGITPQRSPSPPPRPPPPLAHPISPQTPHNVVVTNQNVAQLPSLISGYVFNRQESNESHCSDSTQHSQCTAINMASPPPPPTPPTIQQLQYPPIPPLPIQQQQQQPQQQEKQQPTQETINLVADNGPESDSIKKLRLLCTETLASMPYGEQVLEELANVAQNISKDQIANKMPYPMPDLPHIRELQLSTKENEKYTTTTTSSAWLGLPTEADPKLLVCLSPTQRELVEQQQQPKADQLLDDHQKFMERRGYNELSKEQVRVIDNEKQMEQQQQMLNMAAKMRELRKSLTPTPPPVPKKSAETAAKATATAATAAATSSSIENKPKKQTVEQQQSSHSTTSQMSSTTTSSTTATTNDGHNGISNKFPSSMESELARMFPSLQQQGDIFAEQRKRFSNIESESKNFPELKLNQNQSKRYSNIETKSYESKKRTENGQVIYDITNSSHEKQVEGDKDLSKADDEVRPPPIPPPPMMSETKLNGNTQANTFIKDDVFIKNSQTKDESKNAASTYEEFRQRAKAAVDAIGQGQSGPGLDTDNVFKDFDRLSQQLNQELQSTREHRQKSASLYDLSGLTRQTSCQSQQQLNQLKQQRHAHMQELEKEIERSAKSRMERMSSVEPKTYQIPIEMEANNRSRRSESLCNLNEVPRRPHTSAGVYKEEDDWSRYASDLGYSENIARPFAREVEICYQRQRPNHGGIRAPRLLSASSNDLSSFTSYDSFNAYGGRRTHAPMLSEAPQQQQQRPQYASCYSLIERNPNPTYISTTSRRGTSPAPPQVAPPPPPPAYDRQQRRSSLPRELHEQQLKYILSKEEELKLEVERLQHERRRLMEEMQRAPVINPSQRRESYRPTPKLPTLSEDEVFRQQMAEEWMNKVAERDERRHQKIIKISKIEDEPEHLTTEQANISDEFLNRVKERRHKLAMPADSDWESGAESQPQGKAGQSGPESEPETSVHILEGQTEANLRQLPRHLREFAKFSTQEQLPDGGQMEHHEQQEKREDFTDNSHSSATKKSSIIKTYKVSRLPPSVQETETDCPPDNSNSNTNSKSTRTRTTSTSESTSTRHTINGDSPISSSFNDHFFSSPFRSKIFEEFDKYWRNFEPNQNLC, from the exons ATGCCCAATAATCGTAATCGTAATCGGAACCGAAATCGCAATAAACGCaatcgaaatcaaaatcaaCAGCAAACGAAACAAGAGCCACAGCAGGAGCAGGATCAGGAACAGGAACCCGAGGAGCAACTAGAGCAGCCAAAGGAAGAAAGGGAGCAACAAGAGGAAACGACGCCAGCATTATTACCTACATtagatgaaaatgaaaattctgGCAGCAATTCAAATGGGtcgagcagcagcagcaatactTCTGATGCTCAGCAGGCTCTAACGAAGAAGACCCCCAGCCACGAAGAGGCAACGAGAGTGACAGTTGAGGCGGATGTGGTGAgtgcacaacaacaacaacaagtcatcaacaacaacaacagcagcgacgacgacgacaacaacaacaacaaaatgggTGCGAAAAATTCCAAGCATCAGAAGGAAAAACGTGAAAAGTCACAGGAAAAACTGGAGGAAAAGCACGTGGAacaatcatcaacaacaaacgATAAACCACCAGGCAGTCCACGACAAGTCAGGGTCATAGTTCATCGCATAGTAAGGGAAGATGAAACTGACTTTGCACGAAATGATactcaacagcaacaagaagaGGATGAGAAACAAAAAGTTGCAGCACAGGAAGAGCAACTTAAAGttgagcaacaacaacaatatagtCGAGAACAAGAAGAGGTGGATTTGTTAATTAAGACATTACAGCAACCTGAGATTAAACAGCAATTAGTCAAAGAAGAGGAAACCCCTCAGCAACAGCAAAGTTTCCCTCAGCAATCAGAGACTATTGCACCAGAAAAACTGCAGAAAACTGAAATCGTTAAAGAAACCCAAGAGCAACATGtgcaacaaaagcaacagcatAAAATAGTACTACATAAAATACAACTGGAGCAAGAAGAACCTCAAAGTTCTAAGGTTTACTCAGAAGAGACTAACAAAGTTGAAAAACTGCAACAAACTGAAAAAGATGAAGAACATAAGCATCAGCAACATATTCCACTGCAACAGACAGAGGAACCGCATAAAGTAGTACTACATAAGATACAACTAGAGCAAGAAGAACCGCAGCAACCACCTCCAACTTCTGTCCAGCAACAATCTGAATTTTATGCAAGGGAAGAACCAACACAAGAGAcgaaaaaagtagaaaaactgCAACAAACTGAGAATATTGAcgaaaatcaaaagcaatATGAACAGAAGCAACATGTCCCACAGCAACAGGAGCAAAAGACAAAGGAACAGCATAAAATAGTACTTCATACAATTCACATAGAACAACAAGGAACGCAGCAATCACCACAAAGTTCTGATCAGAAGCAAACAGTAGTTGACTTAAAAGAGTCAAAAGATGAAGAACAACTGCAACAAACTGAAAATCTAAAAGAAACCCAAAAGCAAACGGTTCAGCAGCAAtatgagcagcagcaacatgtACCTCAGCAGCAACGGGAGAAGGTAGTGCATCATAAGATTCACCAAGAGCAACAGCAGGAATCGCCACCATTGCAACGTAGTCATAAGGTGATCATACATAAGATTCACATTGAAACTGATGCCGAGGAACGTGAGAGGAGAGGTAAGCCCACAATTGAGGAGATTAGCAGCACCACAATTGGCACCGCTCAGGCGACAGCACCTATTAACAATACGGGGGGCACTCTATCACCACCACCGCGATATCTAGTGGAATCTCCTTCGCCAAAAACCACCAAAGACTTGATACCAGCTCAATTTTTGAAATCCTCCTCGAGTGGCATACAAATTCAAGAATTAGAATTCAATAGCGATGCCAGTTCGGGAGAATTCAACTATCCACCACTGCAATCGCCTTTGGTTAGTGAAGTTGAATCCGAAACAGAGGCCACAACTCCCACTCAATTGCCAAAGACAACTTCTTCGCCAGATATGTCGTCCATTAGTCGCGCCGAGCAGCAAGAGCAATTGCGTCAGAAGCGCGCCCAGAAGCGTAATGCCCTGGAGACGCACTTTTTGCCGCAGTTGTTGAGTCCGCGCTATTTGGACAGCATATTGGAGGAGAATGGCGATGGTtcgacagcagcagctgcagcagcaacagccgaACAATTGCATGCCAAGAGCAATCAAAATAGTTCCTCATCATCTGCTCAACGTATTGCCAAGGCCAATGAAATGTTTCCGAAATCTCAATTGGATTTCAGTCGTCGTCATAAGCGTAGAGAAGAACCGGTAGCCCTAATGCTAGAGACTCGTTTGCTGGAACAATGCACAGATGATTTGGAAAGTTGCACCCGTCTTGAGAGCACTCTATCGCCCCAATCAGAGGATGCTGAATTGGTCTATTTAAGCTCATCGGCATCGAGTAGCATGTCCGATTTGGAGTTGGAACTCGAACTCGAACAGGCAGCTGCTTTGGCCGAGCGTACACTTGTCGATTTGGATACAGATGCTACCAAATTAATGGAGGGTAGCCAAAATCATGCTTCTACCGATGCTGATGAAATGAgtagcacaacaacaacagaaccGGCAACGGAAActgaaacagaaacagaagtGGAAACCGAGGACGGTGGCGGCGATGCCAATGAGAGTCGTGAGAGCACACCTGTTAacccgcagcagcagcagcagcagcaacaaacgACTGAGTCCCAAGCAGATGGCTCTCTCTTGAGAACGACGCCTAcgcccaccaccaccaccaacaataacaacaacggCAAAGAGGAGACGGTGGCGAATGtagcaaaagaaaattccgTCAGTTTGCAGGCTGCTTCATCGCTGGCGGCCACGCGCGAGCATTTCGTACGGAATATGGATAAAGTGCGCGAATTAATCGAAATGACGCGACGCGAAGAGGAAATAATCGATAACGAAAAAACTGGTATTACACCACAACGTTCACCCTCACCACCACCCCGGCCACCGCCACCGTTAGCCCATCCAATATCCCCGCAGACCCCGCATAATGTTGTTGTGACTAACCAAAATGTAGCACAGCTTCCATCACTAATTTCCGGTTATGTGTTTAATCGTCAAGAATCAAATGAATCACATTGTTCTGATAGTACACAGCATAGTCAATGCACGGCTATTAATATGGCTTCACCACCTCCACCACCGACACCTCCAACCAttcagcagctacaatacccGCCCATACCACCACTACCcatccaacaacaacaacaacaaccacaacaacaagagaaacaacaaccaacacaGGAAACAATTAATCTAGTTGCAGATAATGGTCCTGAATCGGATTCTATAAAGAAATTACGTCTTCTATGCACGGAAACATTGGCATCTATGCCCTATGGGGAACAAGTCTTGGAAGAATTAGCCAATGTGGCACAAAATATATCAAAGGATCAAATTGCCAATAAAATGCCATATCCCATGCCAGATTTGCCCCACATTCGGGAATTGCAATTGTCAACAAAAGAGAATGAGAAAtatacaactacaacaacttcCTCTGCTTGGCTTGGCCTACCCACCGAAGCTGATCCCAAATTGTTAGTATGCCTGTCACCCACACAAAGGGAATTGGttgaacaacagcaacaacctAAAGCCGATCAGCTGCTCGATGATCATCAAAAGTTTATGGAACGTCGTGGCTATAATGAGCTAAGCAAAGAACAAGTGAGAGTCATCGACAATGAGAAGCAAAtggaacagcaacaacaaatgctCAATATGGCAGCCAAGATGCGAGAATTGCGCAAGAGTTTGACGCCCACACCGCCGCCAGTGCCGAAAAAGAGTGCCGAAACGGCAGCCaaggcaacagcaacggcagcaacggcggcagcaacatcatcatcaattgaaaataaacccaaaaagcaaacagtCGAACAGCAACAGTCGAGTCACAGCACCACCAGTCAAATGTCAAGCACAACTACAAGCAGCACAACGGCCACCACAAATGATGGCCACAATGGTATATCTAACAAATTTCCCTCTTCAATGGAGAGTGAATTGGCACGCATGTTTCCTAGTCTCCAGCAACAGGGTGACATATTTGCCGAGCAACGTAAACGTTTCTCAAATATCGAGAGTGAGAGTAAAAACTTTCCAGaactaaaactaaatcaaaatcaaagtaaacGTTACTCCAATATAGAAACCAAATCATATGAATCGAAAAAACGTACAGAGAATGGTCAGGTGATCTATGATATAACCAATTCCAGTCACGAGAAACAAGTCGAGGGTGACAAGGATCTGAGTAAAGCAGATGATGAGGTGAGACCGCCACCAATACCACCGCCACCCATGATGTCAGAGACGAAATTAAATGGTAACACTCAGGCAAACACTTTCATTAAGGATGACGTCTTCATTAAAAATAGCCAAACTAAAGATGAGAGCAAAAATGCTGCTTCCACCTATGAGGAATTTCGGCAACGTGCCAAGGCTGCGGTTGATGCCATTGGACAGGGACAGAGTGGCCCTGGCTTGGATACAGACAATGTGTTCAAGGACTTCGATCGTCTCTCACAGCAATTGAATCAGGAATTGCAATCGACGCGTGAGCATCGACAAAAATCTGCATCACTCTACGATCTCAGTGGTTTGACACGACAAACGAGTTGCCAAAGTCAACAGCAGTTGAATCAGCTGAAACAACAAAGACATGCCCACATGCAGGAGCTGGAAAAGGAGATAGAACGTTCGGCTAAATCACGTATGGAGCGTATGTCATCGGTGGAGCCGAAGACCTATCAAATACCCATTGAAATGGAAGCGAATAATCGTTCTCGTCGCTCCGAGTCATTGTGTAATCTAAATGAGGTGCCCAGACGACCACATACTTCGGCGGGCGTCTACAAAGAGGAAGATGATTGGTCACGTTATGCCAGTGACTTGGGTTATTCGGAGAACATAGCTCGTCCATTTGCCCGAGAAGTGGAGATTTGCTATCAGAGACAGAGACCCAATCATGGTGGCATTAGGGCTCCACGTCTTTTATCGGCCAGCTCCAATGATTTGAGTTCCTTTACTAGCTATGATAGCTTCAATGCCTATGGAGGTCGTAGGACCCATGCTCCCATGCTGAGTGAAGCtcctcagcagcagcaacaacgtCCACAATATGCTAGTTGTTATTCCCTGATTGAGCGTAATCCCAATCCTACTTATATAAGCACCACCTCGAGAAGAGGCACTAGTCCAGCCCCACCACAAGTAGCACCACCGCCTCCACCACCTGCCTATGATCGCCAACAACGACGCTCCAGTTTGCCCCGAGAACTCCATGAACAGCAGCTGAAATATATTCTCTCCAAGGAGGAAGAACTCAAACTGGAGGTGGAACGTTTGCAGCATGAACGTCGTCGTCTGATGGAGGAAATGCAAAGAGCTCCTGTTATAAATCCCTCGCAGCGTAGGGAAAGCTATCGTCCAACACCAAAGTTACCCACATTGAGTGAGGATGAGGTTTTCCGTCAACAAATGGCTGAGGAATGGATGAACAAAGTGGCCGAGCGGGATGAAAGAAGACATCAAAAAATCATCAAGATATCAAAAATCGAAGATGAACCCGAACACTTGACCACAGAGCAAGCAAATATTAGCGATGAGTTCCTAAATCGTGTCAAGGAACGGCGCCATAAACTAGCAATGCCAGCGGATAGCGATTGGGAGAGTGGGGCAGAGTCTCAGCCGCAGGGCAAGGCGGGTCAAAGTGGTCCTGAATCAGAACCCGAAACATCTGTTCACATACTCGAAGGCCAAACAGAGGCAAATCTACGTCAGCTACCCAGACATTTGAGGGAGTTTGCCAAGTTCTCAACCCAAGAACAATTGCCCGATGGCGGTCAGATGGAGCATCATGAACAGCAGGAAAAACGTGAGGATTTCACGGATAATTCGCATTCGAGTGCCACCAAGAAAAGCAGCATTATCAAGACGTACAAGGTGTCGCGTCTGCCGCCTTCAGTCCAGG aaacagaaacagattGCCCACCAgacaactccaactccaacacCAACTCGAAAAGTACcagaacaagaacaacaagcACTTCAGAATCGACGTCCACAAGGCATACTATTAACGGAGATTCACCCATTTCCAGCAGCTTTAATGACCACTTCTTTAGTTCCCCATTTCGTTCGAAAATCTTTGAAGAGTTTGATAAATATTGGCGCAATTTTGAACCCAATCAAAACCTTTGCTAA